Proteins from a single region of Tamandua tetradactyla isolate mTamTet1 chromosome 12, mTamTet1.pri, whole genome shotgun sequence:
- the SYNDIG1L gene encoding synapse differentiation-inducing gene protein 1-like, whose amino-acid sequence MEGLSELQNPLLPRGPAHLHGPCPYPEASPGWPCRERLCSYLLGGAGPAHAHQLLDPGSLQLAVEAWYRPSFLLERDKAKEPRVGSCETSFTEGREPQAGPAEQAPEAGGAEEEAPIQTVSHGVQEELRGQEDHQEEEEESDTTSTESESDDHFLTLPPRDHLGLTIFSMLCCFWPLGIAAFYFSQGTSKAISKGDFRLAGATSRRALFLATLSIAVGAGLYVAVVVALAAYMSQNGHG is encoded by the exons ATGGAGGGGCTGAGTGAACTACAGAACCCGCTGCTGCCGAGGGGCCCCGCCCACCTGCACGGCCCCTGTCCCTACCCGGAGGCTTCACCTGGCTGGCCGTGCCGCGAGAGGCTCTGCTCCTACCTCCTGGGTGGTGCCGGCCCTGCTCATGCCCACCAGCTCCTGGACCCGGGGTCCCTGCAGCTGGCCGTGGAGGCCTGGTACCGGCCCAGCTTCCTCCTGGAGAGGGACAAGGCCAAGGAGCCCAGGGTAGGCAGCTGTGAAACCAGCTTCACAGAGGGCAGGGAGCCCCAGGCTGGGCCAGCAGAGCAGGCCCCGGAGGCCGGCGGGGCCGAGGAGGAGGCGCCCATCCAGACTGTGTCCCACGGGGTCCAGGAGGAGCTGCGGGGCCAGGAGGACcaccaggaggaggaggaggag AGCGACACGACTTCCACAGAGAGTGAAAGTGACGACCACTTCCTCACACTGCCTCCTAGGGACCACCTGGGACTCACCATCTTCTCCATGCTCTGCTGCTTCTGGCCACTAGGCATTGCCGCCTTCTATTTCTCCCAGGGG ACCAGCAAGGCCATCTCCAAGGGGGACTTCCGCCTGGCTGGCGCCACCTCTCGCCGGGCCCTCTTCCTGGCCACACTCTCCATCGCTGTGGGGGCCGGTCTTTATGTGGCTGTGGTGGTGGCGCTGGCAGCTTACATGTCGCAGAATGGCCACGGCTAG